In the Hippea jasoniae genome, one interval contains:
- a CDS encoding 3-hydroxyacyl-CoA dehydrogenase/enoyl-CoA hydratase family protein → MRVIRKVAVLGAGVMGSTIAAHLANAGLDVLLLDIVPKDLTEEEKARGLTLEDKQVRNRIVIKALENLKKMKPAALYHKDYINNIEIGNFEDDMAKIRDCDWVIEVVVENMDIKKSLLKDKIIPNISDTAILSSNTSGLSINEMAEVVPDDLKKRFLITHFFNPPRYMRLMEIVPSKYTDPEIVKFMADFISFRLGKGIVYAKDTPNFIGNRIGVYAMFAALKHMQDLDLTVEEVDSIAGPLIGLPKTAIFRLADLVGIDTMVHVANNTYQLLDPSIDDEREIYKVPAFLEDMVKKGLLGNKTKQGFYKKEKVEGKKVVYYYDIKTGEYKPATKPSFPSTQAASQGKSLKEKINILINGKDKAAQFAWRLLRDILIYSFKRIPEIADDVVNVDNAMKWGYNWQMGPFELFDAIGVNQFVKKAKEDGVALPEKLENIEVFYKLDGAKELYFDILSGEYKEVPRKETYINLDILKKTGNLVEQNSGASIIDLGDGVFNLEFHTKMNAIGAEIVSMAKKAIKRAEEEGVALVISNQGRTFSVGANLFLIATSIAEGAFDEINMAVKQFQNMTMGFKYARVPVVAAPFQMTLGGGCETCLHCDAIVAHAETYMGLVEVGVGLIPAGGGTKEMALRVMELVKRFKAPDFIPFLAKYFENIAMAKVSTSAREAFELGYMDDSDSVTMDIDNLIYDAKQVALALARNYRPKKPATNLPAPGRDAFATIKNMLWTMYKGNYISEYDMKVGEKIAYVMCGGDVAPATMITEEYLLDLEREAFLSLCGEKKTIERIQHMLKTGKPLRN, encoded by the coding sequence ATGAGGGTTATTAGAAAAGTAGCCGTCTTAGGAGCAGGTGTTATGGGCTCCACAATAGCGGCACACCTTGCCAATGCTGGTTTGGATGTGCTGCTTTTAGACATTGTGCCTAAGGATTTAACAGAAGAGGAAAAAGCCAGGGGATTAACTTTAGAGGATAAGCAGGTAAGAAACAGAATTGTTATTAAAGCCTTAGAAAACCTCAAGAAGATGAAACCTGCTGCGCTATATCATAAAGATTACATAAACAACATAGAGATAGGTAACTTCGAAGATGATATGGCAAAGATCAGAGACTGTGACTGGGTTATAGAGGTTGTTGTAGAAAATATGGATATTAAGAAATCTCTTCTCAAAGATAAAATTATCCCTAATATTTCCGATACAGCAATTCTTTCATCCAATACAAGTGGTCTTTCCATTAATGAGATGGCAGAGGTTGTGCCGGATGATTTAAAAAAGCGCTTCTTGATAACGCATTTCTTTAATCCACCGAGATACATGAGACTTATGGAGATTGTGCCATCCAAATACACAGATCCTGAAATAGTTAAATTTATGGCTGATTTTATATCGTTTAGGCTTGGCAAGGGCATAGTTTATGCAAAGGATACTCCAAACTTTATAGGTAACAGAATAGGCGTCTATGCAATGTTTGCAGCTTTGAAGCATATGCAAGATCTGGATTTGACAGTTGAGGAAGTCGATTCTATTGCAGGGCCTTTAATCGGTCTTCCAAAAACAGCCATTTTTAGACTCGCAGATCTTGTAGGAATAGACACAATGGTTCATGTGGCAAACAACACCTACCAACTTCTGGATCCTTCAATAGATGATGAAAGAGAAATATATAAAGTACCCGCCTTTCTTGAAGATATGGTAAAAAAGGGTCTCTTAGGTAACAAAACAAAACAGGGTTTTTATAAGAAGGAAAAAGTAGAGGGCAAAAAAGTTGTATATTACTATGATATAAAAACAGGCGAATATAAACCTGCTACAAAACCTTCATTTCCATCCACTCAAGCAGCCTCGCAGGGAAAATCGCTTAAAGAAAAGATAAATATCCTCATTAATGGTAAAGATAAAGCTGCTCAGTTCGCATGGAGACTGCTTAGAGATATTCTGATTTATTCCTTTAAAAGAATTCCCGAAATTGCAGACGATGTTGTCAATGTAGATAACGCAATGAAGTGGGGATATAACTGGCAGATGGGACCGTTTGAGTTATTCGATGCTATTGGTGTAAATCAGTTTGTAAAGAAAGCAAAAGAGGATGGAGTAGCTCTGCCTGAAAAATTAGAGAATATAGAAGTATTCTATAAACTTGATGGTGCAAAGGAACTCTACTTTGATATTCTAAGCGGAGAATACAAAGAAGTTCCAAGAAAAGAAACATACATTAACTTAGATATTCTCAAAAAAACAGGCAATCTTGTTGAGCAAAACAGTGGTGCATCTATTATAGATTTGGGCGATGGTGTATTTAACCTTGAATTCCATACAAAGATGAACGCTATCGGTGCAGAGATTGTCTCTATGGCTAAAAAAGCTATTAAAAGAGCAGAAGAGGAAGGAGTTGCTTTAGTTATTTCTAATCAGGGAAGAACATTCTCTGTTGGAGCAAACCTTTTCCTGATAGCCACATCTATTGCCGAAGGTGCGTTTGATGAAATTAATATGGCTGTAAAGCAGTTCCAGAATATGACAATGGGATTCAAATATGCAAGAGTGCCTGTTGTTGCGGCGCCCTTCCAGATGACTTTGGGTGGCGGATGTGAAACATGCTTGCACTGTGATGCCATTGTTGCACATGCTGAAACATACATGGGTCTTGTAGAGGTAGGCGTTGGATTAATACCTGCTGGTGGTGGTACAAAAGAGATGGCTCTGAGAGTAATGGAATTAGTAAAAAGATTCAAGGCTCCTGATTTTATACCATTCCTTGCCAAATACTTCGAAAATATAGCCATGGCAAAGGTTTCTACATCTGCAAGAGAGGCTTTTGAGCTTGGATACATGGATGACAGTGATTCAGTTACAATGGATATCGACAACCTCATATACGATGCAAAACAGGTTGCTTTAGCCCTTGCAAGGAATTATAGACCTAAAAAGCCAGCTACCAACCTGCCGGCACCAGGAAGAGATGCTTTTGCTACAATTAAAAATATGCTTTGGACAATGTATAAAGGAAACTACATCAGCGAATACGATATGAAAGTGGGCGAAAAAATTGCCTATGTAATGTGCGGTGGTGATGTTGCACCTGCAACGATGATTACAGAAGAATATCTGCTTGATTTAGAAAGAGAGGCTTTCCTGTCGTTGTGTGGAGAAAAGAAAACTATCGAAAGAATTCAACATATGCTTAAAACAGGCAAACCATTAAGAAACTAA
- a CDS encoding MBL fold metallo-hydrolase, giving the protein MANTRSNEPQVFTLNTPYPVGAVHIYTLHSVGGLVLFDTGPPTPSCFNFLKSHINLKDLKYLLITHCHADHYGAAAFIEEHSKTKIVISKNDILKHTQGEKRIKLTKEIFRSLGFPSKDLTEVESIVKSFLVNFPKNPSPLEDIATEIRTLGIDYIHCGGHSSDDIVYLTNKYAITGDILLKGIFQTPLIDVKMESGARFRSYESYCDTLNKLKKIKKYKILPGHREVSSVEEIVLFYVSKMFSRIISIKQCLNNCTVYETVMKIVKDNNPFKKFIKAGEIAFFKDFLENPELLKKQLIHLGIFDNVKNLYLQALI; this is encoded by the coding sequence ATGGCAAATACCCGTTCTAATGAACCGCAAGTTTTCACCCTTAATACACCCTATCCTGTAGGTGCTGTCCACATCTATACCCTCCACAGTGTGGGGGGGCTTGTTCTATTTGACACAGGTCCTCCCACACCCTCCTGTTTTAACTTTTTAAAGTCACACATAAATTTAAAAGATCTAAAATATCTGCTTATAACTCACTGTCATGCGGATCATTATGGCGCTGCAGCATTTATAGAGGAACACTCAAAAACCAAAATTGTAATATCAAAAAATGATATATTAAAACACACTCAGGGAGAAAAAAGAATAAAATTAACAAAAGAAATTTTTAGATCATTAGGTTTTCCTTCAAAAGATCTAACAGAGGTTGAAAGTATAGTCAAAAGCTTTCTTGTCAACTTCCCTAAAAATCCTTCTCCATTGGAAGACATTGCAACAGAAATAAGAACATTGGGCATAGATTATATACATTGCGGTGGACATTCATCTGATGATATTGTTTATTTAACAAACAAATACGCAATAACTGGTGATATATTACTAAAAGGTATTTTTCAAACCCCACTTATCGATGTTAAGATGGAAAGTGGCGCAAGATTCAGAAGTTACGAATCCTACTGTGATACTCTGAATAAACTAAAAAAAATAAAAAAATACAAAATACTCCCTGGCCATAGAGAAGTTAGTTCAGTTGAAGAGATAGTTTTATTCTATGTTTCAAAGATGTTTAGCAGAATAATATCCATTAAACAATGCTTGAACAATTGTACTGTCTATGAAACCGTAATGAAAATTGTTAAAGACAATAATCCTTTCAAAAAGTTTATTAAAGCCGGTGAAATTGCCTTTTTTAAAGATTTTTTAGAAAACCCAGAGCTACTTAAAAAGCAACTGATACATTTAGGTATTTTTGATAACGTAAAAAATTTATATTTACAAGCATTAATATAG
- a CDS encoding iron-containing alcohol dehydrogenase produces the protein MLFEFFSPVKIIAGDNAIFSLPVQLKALNVINPIIVSDDGVKKSNLLKFVFKALKEGGITNLTVFDDIPPETSTTSIKKAKELFQSKNCDGIIAVGGGSVIDSAKALNMLISSNKNELDDLAGANNLEHDTLPFIVIPTTAGTGSEVTTVAVIFDEKQNRKVALADEKILPDAAIIDPVMTMTMPKKLTASSGIDALSHAIEAYISIATNPISRVFATTSISLILDNLIDSIQKQDKTHRFNMALASTLAGIAFSNAMVGINHSLAHATGSVLHIPHGIAVGVYLVESLRYMENSIKSELEQLSVYTQKGYTNQGFIDMIDSFLEKVSQLSGVSFRLKDYLKDENLIDKIAELAVIDGSSIFSKIEFTRDVAVEIIKNSLKR, from the coding sequence ATGCTGTTTGAATTCTTTAGTCCAGTAAAAATAATAGCCGGAGATAACGCGATTTTTTCTCTTCCTGTGCAACTAAAAGCACTTAATGTTATCAATCCTATTATCGTAAGCGATGATGGTGTAAAAAAGAGTAATTTATTGAAATTCGTGTTTAAAGCTTTAAAAGAAGGTGGCATAACAAATTTAACTGTTTTTGATGACATACCGCCTGAAACGTCAACGACATCGATTAAAAAAGCTAAAGAATTGTTTCAAAGTAAAAATTGTGATGGAATTATTGCAGTCGGCGGTGGTTCTGTCATAGATTCTGCAAAAGCATTGAATATGCTTATTTCATCGAATAAAAACGAACTTGACGATCTGGCCGGTGCCAATAATCTGGAGCATGATACACTACCTTTTATTGTTATACCCACAACAGCTGGCACAGGTTCAGAAGTTACCACTGTGGCGGTTATTTTTGATGAAAAGCAAAATAGAAAGGTTGCACTTGCAGATGAAAAAATTCTACCCGATGCTGCTATTATTGATCCAGTCATGACAATGACAATGCCCAAAAAACTCACAGCTTCAAGCGGTATAGATGCTTTAAGTCATGCAATAGAGGCATATATTTCGATTGCAACAAACCCGATAAGCAGGGTATTTGCAACTACATCGATTTCATTGATACTTGACAACCTAATAGATTCGATACAAAAACAGGATAAAACCCATAGATTTAATATGGCCTTAGCCTCAACACTGGCTGGTATTGCATTTTCAAATGCCATGGTTGGAATCAATCATAGCCTTGCGCATGCTACAGGTTCTGTTTTACATATTCCCCATGGTATTGCCGTGGGTGTTTATCTTGTTGAGTCGTTAAGATATATGGAAAATTCTATAAAAAGTGAGTTAGAACAACTTTCTGTTTATACACAAAAAGGTTATACAAATCAGGGTTTTATAGATATGATTGATAGTTTTTTAGAGAAAGTGTCTCAGTTAAGTGGCGTATCGTTTAGGCTAAAAGATTATCTGAAGGATGAGAATCTAATAGATAAAATAGCAGAATTGGCAGTTATAGATGGTTCAAGTATTTTTAGTAAAA
- a CDS encoding acyl-CoA dehydrogenase family protein, which yields MSEVLKGGEYLIKEISKDDVFTPENLSPEQKQMMETTEQFIKNEVLPFVPDMDNSNHDFTLLVEKMKKAGELGLFAIYAPEEYGGMDLGLTTGACVVEKVAPAGSFSVAYAAHTGIGSLPLIYYGTKEQKDKYLEKLVTGEWIAAYCLTEPDAGTDALGLRATAKLSEDGKYYILNGTKQFITNGSIADLYTVFAKTPEGEYIALLVERSFDGVSIGREEDKLGIRGSSTAQIMFDNVKVPVENVLGKIGEGHKIAFQVLDEGRFILGAAAVGAAKAALEDAVAYANERKQFKMPISSFGAIKEKIADMTSLIYGAESLAYRLAGLYDQRVAEIEVDKSNPEYYKYYHKALEDYATECSITKVFCSEALDKVVDEVVQIYGGYGFVTDYPAERYYRDSRINRIFEGTNEINRYLIPGMLLKKAMKGELPLVAKAKEALDALMTPSFEEVDESIRFAREKMLIKNLKTMFLILAGAATQKYMDKIKYEQEILFALADIAMGIFAIESAVLRADKIYDSLSDAKKKLIEGLVKTFTFEQNENIKKAANKGAFFVEEGDNLTAILSGIRRFTKYEAAGLLTAKRDVANYMIENNGKYPF from the coding sequence ATGTCTGAAGTTTTAAAGGGTGGTGAATATCTAATTAAAGAAATTTCAAAAGATGATGTATTTACACCCGAGAATTTATCCCCAGAACAAAAACAGATGATGGAAACAACGGAGCAATTCATAAAAAATGAGGTCTTGCCTTTTGTCCCCGATATGGACAACTCCAACCACGACTTTACCCTGCTTGTTGAAAAAATGAAAAAGGCTGGAGAATTAGGTCTGTTTGCTATATACGCACCGGAGGAATACGGCGGAATGGATCTTGGTCTAACAACAGGAGCATGTGTAGTAGAAAAAGTTGCACCTGCTGGCTCATTCTCCGTTGCTTATGCAGCACACACAGGTATAGGTTCTTTGCCTTTAATCTATTACGGCACAAAAGAGCAAAAGGATAAATATTTAGAAAAATTAGTAACAGGTGAATGGATTGCTGCTTATTGCTTAACCGAGCCAGATGCTGGAACAGACGCATTGGGTTTAAGAGCTACAGCAAAACTCTCCGAAGATGGCAAATACTACATTCTTAACGGAACAAAACAGTTTATTACAAACGGGAGTATAGCAGATCTTTACACCGTTTTTGCAAAAACACCTGAAGGTGAATATATTGCGCTACTGGTTGAGAGAAGTTTTGATGGTGTAAGCATAGGTAGAGAAGAAGACAAATTGGGCATCAGGGGCTCCTCTACAGCCCAAATCATGTTCGATAATGTTAAAGTGCCTGTAGAGAATGTATTGGGTAAGATCGGTGAAGGTCATAAGATTGCATTCCAGGTGCTTGATGAGGGAAGGTTTATTTTAGGTGCTGCAGCTGTGGGTGCTGCAAAAGCAGCTTTAGAGGATGCTGTAGCATACGCAAATGAAAGAAAACAGTTTAAAATGCCTATATCCAGCTTTGGAGCAATCAAGGAAAAGATTGCAGATATGACTTCCTTGATCTATGGTGCTGAATCTTTAGCATACAGACTTGCAGGATTGTACGATCAGAGGGTTGCCGAAATTGAGGTAGACAAAAGCAATCCTGAATATTACAAATACTACCACAAGGCATTAGAAGATTACGCAACAGAGTGTTCAATTACAAAGGTCTTTTGTTCTGAGGCATTGGATAAGGTTGTTGATGAGGTTGTTCAGATCTATGGTGGATATGGATTTGTTACAGACTATCCGGCCGAAAGATACTACAGAGACTCAAGGATAAACAGAATTTTTGAGGGAACAAATGAAATAAACAGATACCTAATACCTGGTATGTTGCTTAAAAAAGCCATGAAAGGTGAATTACCACTTGTAGCAAAGGCAAAAGAAGCCTTAGATGCCCTCATGACACCAAGCTTTGAAGAGGTTGATGAATCGATTAGATTTGCAAGGGAAAAGATGCTCATCAAGAATCTTAAAACCATGTTCTTGATCTTGGCAGGCGCTGCAACCCAGAAGTATATGGATAAAATTAAATACGAACAGGAAATACTCTTTGCTCTTGCAGATATAGCTATGGGTATCTTTGCAATAGAAAGTGCTGTTTTAAGGGCTGATAAAATCTATGATTCATTGAGTGATGCAAAGAAAAAGCTCATTGAGGGTCTTGTTAAGACATTCACATTTGAGCAGAACGAAAACATAAAAAAGGCTGCCAATAAGGGTGCATTCTTTGTGGAAGAAGGAGATAATCTAACGGCTATACTGAGTGGAATCAGAAGATTTACAAAATACGAAGCCGCTGGATTATTAACTGCAAAACGTGATGTGGCAAATTATATGATTGAGAATAATGGCAAATACCCGTTCTAA
- a CDS encoding FAD-dependent oxidoreductase — protein MDFKLLFSPITVNSTVIPNRIAMPPMHLNYTPNGYITEQFTAFYRERVKGGVGLIVIGGCSINATAGGPMLVGLDDDKYIPGLKNFVETLKQQGPTVLIAQLYHAGRYAHPFLISQQPVAPSPIPSRLTKAQPKQLTIEEIQAIEDDFANAAKRAIEAGFDGVEILASAGYLISQFLSPLTNKRDDMYGGNLQNRMRFGLEVIEKVRNVIGIDKILSIRLGGSDFMENSNDSDTIKEVAKAFSKAGIDLFNVTGGWHETRVPQITSHQPHATFKYLAYGIKKATGKPTIISNRISTPQIAEQLLRYGWGDMVNFARPLIADPYLPLKAREGKTGFIRPCLSCNQMCFDRILQGKPSQCVVNPFAGKEEKLSEDSLKISDKQLNIAVIGGGIAGLTAAVYLAQKNHRVTIYEKGSKIGGKMDIVAAPHAKKDFKKIIEYYKTLLDNLNVSIKLNSKPTIEELKKSGFDYFIVATGSKPFIPDIDGINSVNVKNAEDVLRGEAVIGEKVVIIGGGAVGVDVANYIIDNSTLDGEQAKFLLEWNAEECQKVINLATQPIKKITVIEMLDDIGKDIGKSTRWAELLRLKRAGVEFMVNTTAKSIKENGVVVKTADSRELFIEADAVIIATGYKQENSIAEELKKEFPSKVFVIGDAKKPGKIENAIRDAFEVVLQL, from the coding sequence ATGGATTTTAAGCTATTATTTTCACCTATTACTGTAAATAGTACAGTAATACCAAACAGGATTGCAATGCCACCCATGCATTTAAATTATACTCCAAATGGTTACATAACAGAGCAATTTACAGCATTTTATAGAGAAAGAGTTAAAGGTGGTGTTGGATTAATTGTAATTGGGGGATGTTCTATAAATGCAACAGCCGGCGGTCCGATGCTTGTGGGTCTGGATGATGATAAATATATACCGGGTTTAAAGAACTTTGTAGAAACACTGAAACAACAGGGTCCCACAGTGCTAATTGCCCAACTTTACCATGCAGGCAGATATGCACATCCGTTTCTTATTTCCCAACAACCGGTAGCTCCCTCACCTATACCTTCAAGATTAACAAAAGCCCAGCCCAAACAGTTGACAATAGAAGAAATCCAGGCAATAGAGGATGACTTTGCCAATGCTGCCAAAAGAGCCATTGAGGCTGGTTTCGATGGTGTTGAAATTTTAGCATCAGCAGGTTATCTCATATCACAATTTTTATCACCTTTGACAAACAAAAGGGATGATATGTATGGTGGAAACCTTCAAAATAGGATGAGATTTGGTCTTGAAGTTATAGAAAAAGTAAGAAACGTTATTGGTATAGATAAAATTCTCTCCATTCGTCTTGGTGGTAGTGATTTCATGGAAAACTCAAATGACTCTGATACCATTAAGGAGGTTGCAAAGGCGTTTTCAAAGGCAGGTATAGATTTATTCAATGTAACTGGAGGCTGGCATGAAACAAGGGTGCCTCAGATAACCTCTCATCAACCGCATGCAACCTTTAAATATCTTGCATACGGTATAAAAAAAGCCACAGGTAAGCCAACGATTATATCAAACAGGATATCAACCCCTCAAATAGCAGAACAACTACTCAGGTATGGATGGGGAGATATGGTTAACTTTGCAAGACCATTAATTGCAGATCCATACCTGCCCCTAAAGGCAAGGGAAGGCAAAACAGGGTTTATAAGACCATGTCTGTCGTGTAATCAGATGTGTTTTGATAGAATTCTTCAGGGAAAACCATCCCAATGCGTCGTTAATCCATTTGCAGGAAAAGAAGAAAAATTATCTGAAGATAGTTTAAAGATTTCAGATAAACAGCTAAATATTGCCGTAATAGGCGGGGGTATAGCTGGCTTAACAGCTGCTGTATATCTTGCTCAAAAAAATCACAGGGTTACCATATACGAAAAAGGCAGTAAGATCGGCGGCAAGATGGATATTGTTGCAGCTCCACATGCAAAAAAGGATTTTAAAAAGATTATAGAATATTATAAAACCCTTCTGGATAATTTAAATGTATCTATTAAGCTAAATAGTAAACCCACCATTGAAGAACTAAAAAAATCGGGTTTTGATTATTTTATTGTGGCAACTGGCTCGAAACCCTTTATCCCTGATATCGATGGTATTAATTCAGTAAATGTTAAAAATGCTGAAGATGTATTAAGAGGAGAAGCTGTTATAGGTGAAAAAGTTGTGATAATCGGCGGTGGTGCTGTTGGTGTGGATGTAGCAAACTACATAATTGACAATTCAACATTGGATGGCGAACAGGCAAAATTTTTACTGGAATGGAATGCTGAGGAGTGTCAAAAAGTAATAAATCTTGCTACCCAACCAATCAAAAAGATAACTGTAATAGAGATGCTGGATGATATAGGAAAGGATATTGGCAAATCTACACGCTGGGCTGAACTTTTAAGACTAAAAAGGGCCGGCGTAGAATTTATGGTTAACACAACAGCTAAATCAATAAAAGAAAACGGTGTTGTAGTAAAAACAGCTGACAGCAGGGAGTTATTTATTGAGGCGGATGCTGTTATAATCGCCACAGGTTATAAGCAGGAAAATTCAATAGCAGAGGAACTTAAAAAGGAATTCCCATCTAAAGTTTTTGTTATTGGAGATGCCAAAAAACCGGGAAAAATAGAAAATGCTATAAGAGATGCATTTGAGGTGGTACTGCAATTATGA
- a CDS encoding thiolase family protein — protein MSRNAYILAAYRTPGCRTSRKGRFGKGQFKDLRPDDLAAIAIKGLIEKTGIDPMTIDDVILGCAFPEAEQGMNVARIASHKAGLPYQVPAMTVNRFCSSGLQTIAIAAEKIMAGFVDCVIAGGTESMTMVPMGGIKYSANPELIATWPETYTPMGLTAEFVAQKHNISREDQDEFAYNSHMKAVKAINEGKFKDEIIPVEVEQTILEGNKVKKVKKIVDIDDGPRPETTIETLSKLKPAFKKDGTVTAGNSSQMTDAAAAVLVVSEDYLKKIQKDPMARFVAYAVAGVEPHMMGEGPIAAVPKLLNIVKKLEGITMDDIGLIELNEAFAAQSLACIRALGWNDIMDTINVNGGAIALGHPLGATGAKLAATLINEMRRRNVKYGLETMCIGGGMGAAGLFELV, from the coding sequence ATGAGTAGAAACGCATACATTTTAGCAGCCTACAGAACACCGGGATGTAGAACATCAAGGAAGGGTAGATTTGGCAAGGGTCAATTTAAGGACTTAAGACCCGATGATTTAGCAGCTATTGCGATAAAGGGATTAATTGAAAAAACCGGTATAGACCCAATGACAATTGACGATGTAATATTGGGGTGTGCATTTCCAGAGGCTGAACAGGGAATGAATGTAGCAAGAATTGCCTCTCATAAGGCAGGATTGCCGTATCAGGTTCCTGCCATGACGGTAAACAGATTTTGCTCCTCAGGTCTTCAAACCATAGCAATCGCAGCAGAAAAAATAATGGCTGGCTTTGTTGATTGTGTTATAGCAGGTGGAACCGAGTCCATGACCATGGTTCCAATGGGCGGCATTAAATACTCTGCAAACCCTGAACTCATAGCTACCTGGCCAGAGACCTACACACCAATGGGTTTAACAGCAGAATTTGTTGCACAGAAACACAATATTTCAAGAGAAGACCAGGACGAATTTGCTTATAACTCCCATATGAAAGCTGTAAAAGCCATTAACGAAGGCAAATTTAAGGACGAAATTATACCTGTTGAGGTAGAACAAACGATTCTTGAAGGTAATAAAGTCAAAAAAGTCAAAAAAATCGTTGATATTGATGATGGTCCAAGACCCGAAACAACCATTGAAACACTTTCAAAACTCAAACCAGCATTCAAAAAGGATGGCACTGTAACAGCTGGAAACTCCTCTCAGATGACAGATGCTGCTGCTGCCGTTCTTGTGGTAAGTGAAGATTATCTAAAAAAGATTCAGAAGGATCCAATGGCTCGGTTTGTTGCCTACGCCGTGGCAGGCGTAGAGCCACACATGATGGGAGAAGGACCAATAGCAGCTGTTCCTAAATTGCTAAATATAGTCAAAAAACTTGAAGGTATAACAATGGACGATATTGGCCTAATAGAACTCAATGAGGCATTCGCGGCTCAATCACTTGCCTGCATTAGAGCCCTTGGCTGGAATGATATAATGGATACAATAAATGTAAACGGTGGAGCAATAGCTTTAGGTCATCCACTTGGAGCAACGGGTGCTAAACTTGCTGCAACCCTCATTAATGAAATGAGAAGAAGAAATGTTAAATATGGACTGGAAACAATGTGTATCGGCGGTGGAATGGGTGCTGCCGGATTATTTGAATTAGTATAA